A genomic region of Zea mays cultivar B73 chromosome 6, Zm-B73-REFERENCE-NAM-5.0, whole genome shotgun sequence contains the following coding sequences:
- the LOC111064652 gene encoding Senescence associated gene 20-like, producing the protein MRLLTGTGAGAGLPFKIRSLDAFGPTVLAEGADATGALYWVHAWTVGPGGRVTGVREYCNTALVVTRLGGGGAAVERAKATCSLSPSPSKQVWQSRLPDRARRNLPGLVLAI; encoded by the coding sequence ATGCGCCTGCTCACCGgcaccggcgccggcgccggcctcCCGTTCAAGATCCGGTCCCTGGACGCCTTCGGGCCGACGGTGCTGGCCGAGGGCGCCGACGCGACGGGCGCGCTCTACTGGGTGCACGCGTGGACCGTGGGCCCCGGCGGCCGCGTCACCGGGGTGCGCGAGTACTGCAACACCGCGCTCGTCGTCACgaggctcggcggcggcggcgcagcgGTGGAGAGGGCCAAGGCCACGTGCTCGCTGTCGCCATCGCCGTCGAAGCAGGTGTGGCAGAGCCGGCTGCCCGACCGGGCTCGCAGGAACCTCCCTGGCCTCGTGCTTGCGATCTGA
- the LOC100281137 gene encoding SAG20 has translation MDSVDNSRHDQDHHADVAFSVELEAELVEGHGNGAAAPTRTRTVLEQEEPEPRTEGRRRPGRARRLARRLHPATVARACWRWLKHPAHLALVAWALCVAASGSMLALLLLGSLNRAFPRRSLRNRWIEINNQVLNALFTLMSIYQHPALFHHAVLLLRWRPGDAKELREAYCRKKGAAAGSRRGERAHVSVVVALLHVACLAQYAMCGLYWGYSRRARPDAALTALTVVGTAAPVIAGLYIYFSPLGRKRGGRSVHHEPDERSDHSDGTVAVEVAAGADWAGGLLDVGDDPTACWLSCLCTFCVFGWNVERLGFGNAHVHAVMFALLCFAPLWVLSVAALNIRDDDVGFAVGVAGVVLCALGLLYGGFWRARMRRRYGLPATNACCCCAAAPSLADYARWMFCWGCALAQEVRTANLLLLDVEAGSVGRRDSDGRRVDADAQTLQPLPRESGVKSFHQGGSSHPAKPATTDAHSVQLSNYSTSSQGDESPLLWQYQVTRSSSREMTPPVPPSIPEAERRRVQE, from the coding sequence ATGGACTCCGTGGATAATTCACGCCATGATCAAGATCACCACGCCGATGTAGCGTTCAGTGTCGAGCTGGAGGCGGAGCTCGTCGAAGGGCACGGCAATGGCGCCGCCGCCCCCACCCGTACCCGTACCGTCCTCGAGCAAGAAGAACCCGAGCCAAGAACAGAAGGCCGGCGGCGGCCTGGTCGCGCGCGGCGCCTCGCCCGGAGGCTCCACCCCGCGACCGTCGCTCGCGCGTGCTGGCGCTGGCTAAAGCACCCGGCGCACCTCGCCCTGGTCGCGTGGGCGCTCTGCGTGGCGGCGTCCGGCTCCATGCTAGCGCTCCTCCTCCTCGGGTCGCTCAACCGCGCGTTCCCCCGGAGGTCGCTTCGCAACCGGTGGATCGAGATCAACAACCAGGTGCTCAACGCGCTGTTCACGCTCATGAGCATCTACCAGCACCCCGCGCTCTTCCACCACGCCGTGCTGCTGCTCCGGTGGCGCCCCGGGGACGCCAAGGAGCTCAGGGAGGCCTACTGCCGGAAGAAGGGCGCGGCTGCGGGCTCCCGGCGCGGCGAGCGGGCTCACGTGTCCGTGGTGGTCGCGCTGCTGCACGTCGCGTGCCTGGCGCAGTACGCCATGTGCGGGCTCTACTGGGGGTACTCGCGCAGGGCGCGCCCGGACGCCGCCCTGACCGCGCTCACCGTGGTCGGCACCGCGGCGCCGGTGATCGCCGGCCTGTACATCTACTTCAGCCCTCTAGGGAGGAAACGCGGGGGGCGGAGCGTGCACCATGAGCCCGACGAACGTTCCGACCACAGCGATGGGACTGTCGCGGTTGAGGTGGCGGCCGGCGCGGACTGGGCCGGCGGCTTGCTCGACGTCGGCGACGACCCGACGGCGTGCTGGCTCTCGTGCCTCTGCACGTTCTGCGTGTTCGGGTGGAACGTGGAGCGCCTGGGCTTCGGGAACGCGCACGTGCACGCCGTCATGTTCGCGCTGCTCTGCTTCGCGCCGCTGTGGGTGCTCAGCGTCGCGGCGCTCAACATCCGGGACGACGACGTCGGCTTCGCGGTCGGCGTGGCGGGGGTGGTCCTCTGCGCGCTCGGCCTGCTCTACGGCGGGTTCTGGCGCGCGCGGATGCGGCGGAGGTACGGGCTCCCTGCCACCAacgcctgctgctgctgtgccGCCGCGCCGTCGCTCGCGGACTACGCGCGGTGGATGTTCTGCTGGGGCTGCGCGCTGGCGCAGGAGGTGCGCACCGCTAACCTCCTCCTCCTCGACGTCGAGGCTGGAAGCGTCGGCCGGCGAGACTCCGATGGCCGTCGAGTCGATGCTGACGCGCAAACTCTGCAGCCTTTGCCGAGAGAGAGTGGAGTCAAGTCGTTTCATCAGGGAGGATCTTCGCATCCTGCAAAGCCGGCGACAACTGACGCCCACTCTGTTCAGCTGTCGAATTACTCGACGAGTAGTCAAGGCGATGAGTCGCCATTGCTGTGGCAATATCAGGTGACTAGGTCTTCTTCGCGAGAAATGACGCCTCCTGTGCCGCCATCGATACCAGAAGCAGAACGTCGACGAGTTCAGGAGTAA